In Nymphaea colorata isolate Beijing-Zhang1983 chromosome 5, ASM883128v2, whole genome shotgun sequence, one genomic interval encodes:
- the LOC126410060 gene encoding uncharacterized protein LOC126410060, translating to MLMVGVFLSGLDSVYESAKNQMLTSPSIPPIDEAYSRLSRIPIPSSTVLDTTSAMLATRGRGGSLFARGRGYRGRGNTPSRPVCQFCHRIGHTVDKCWQKHGRPAVANQTVFTDSPEQPKTQHPVSSSELRADDIISQLRHLIGDRPQQAPDPTTSTITTAASASSSGYTDGQGDWQWP from the exons atgcttatggtcggagtatttctgtctggattagactctgtttatgaatcagcaaagaatcagatgctcactagtccctcgattcctcctattgatgaagcttatagtaggctaagcagaattccaatcccttcatcgactgttcttgataccacttctgctatgcttgctactcgtggcagaggtgggtccctctttgccagaggacgaggataccgtggccgtggcaataccccttcgcgcccagtatgtcagttttgtcatcgcattggtcacactgtggataagtgttggcagaaacatggtcgtccagctgttgccaatcagactgtttttactgattctccagagcagcctaagactcaacatcctgtttcctccagtgagttacgtgcagatgatattatctctcagttgagacacttgattggagatagacctcaacaagctcctgatccgaccacctctactatcactactgctgccagtgcatcttcatctg gatatactgacgggcagggtgattggcagtggccgtga